One window of the Microvirga mediterraneensis genome contains the following:
- a CDS encoding efflux RND transporter periplasmic adaptor subunit, with amino-acid sequence MKRRIVVALVFILAIGLCAGLIWFNFFRDKMITQFFATMQQPPQVISAAKVEAKTWTPSISAIGTAKAANGVELAFETAGIVSEIKFKANQNVRQGEVLVQLDDSVERADIQDVQANVKTAESSFERAKTLSSRGYGTEANLDQASALLAAARSRLARLQATIEQKALKAPFSGVIGIPRVDVGQYLQPGTVIASFQDLSSMKVDFTVPEQRAGEVKLGQEIHLGTTEGNLPFKGRVTGKDPRVDPKTRLVAVQALVEDNKDGAILPGQFLHVEVILPEQPNVMTVPQTAVIASLYGDYVYTIDEEQKDGKAVLVAKQVFVKTGRRRGGALEIVSGVNAGQQVVASGQNKLQSGATVKIDNTIDVTKLDASKLASGQ; translated from the coding sequence ATGAAACGGCGCATTGTAGTTGCTCTCGTCTTTATTCTTGCAATCGGACTTTGCGCCGGACTGATCTGGTTCAACTTTTTCCGCGACAAGATGATCACCCAGTTCTTCGCCACCATGCAGCAGCCGCCGCAGGTGATCTCGGCCGCCAAGGTCGAGGCCAAGACCTGGACGCCGAGCATCAGCGCCATCGGCACGGCCAAGGCCGCCAACGGCGTCGAGCTGGCCTTCGAGACGGCGGGCATCGTCAGCGAGATCAAGTTCAAGGCGAACCAGAACGTTCGCCAGGGCGAGGTCCTCGTCCAACTCGACGATTCGGTCGAGCGCGCGGACATCCAGGACGTCCAGGCGAACGTCAAGACCGCCGAGAGCAGCTTCGAGCGCGCCAAGACGCTCTCGTCCCGCGGCTACGGTACGGAAGCCAACCTCGATCAGGCCAGCGCCCTGCTCGCGGCGGCGCGCTCCCGCCTCGCGCGCCTGCAGGCGACCATCGAGCAGAAGGCCCTGAAGGCGCCCTTCTCGGGCGTGATCGGCATTCCGCGCGTCGATGTCGGCCAGTACCTGCAGCCGGGAACGGTCATCGCGAGCTTCCAGGACCTGTCGTCGATGAAGGTCGATTTCACCGTGCCGGAGCAGCGCGCCGGCGAGGTCAAGCTCGGCCAGGAGATCCACCTCGGCACCACCGAGGGCAACCTGCCCTTCAAGGGGCGCGTCACCGGCAAGGATCCGCGCGTCGATCCCAAGACCCGGCTCGTCGCGGTCCAGGCCCTCGTCGAGGACAACAAGGACGGAGCCATCCTTCCCGGCCAGTTCCTCCATGTGGAGGTGATCCTGCCGGAGCAGCCCAACGTCATGACCGTGCCGCAGACGGCCGTTATCGCCAGCCTCTACGGCGATTACGTCTACACGATCGACGAGGAGCAGAAGGACGGCAAGGCGGTTCTGGTCGCCAAGCAGGTCTTCGTGAAGACCGGCCGGCGCCGCGGCGGCGCTCTCGAGATCGTCTCGGGAGTCAATGCGGGTCAGCAGGTGGTCGCCTCCGGGCAGAACAAGCTGCAGTCCGGCGCGACGGTCAAGATCGACAATACCATTGATGTGACGAAGCTCGACGCGTCCAAGCTGGCGAGCGGGCAATAG
- the dapB gene encoding 4-hydroxy-tetrahydrodipicolinate reductase, whose protein sequence is MPLRITLAGSTGWVGRALVAAIAAADDLTLVGAVGRSAAGQDAGEAAGLSRLGVPVSATLEEALAVPSDVVIDYTKPGAVKAHALTALTQGRHVVIGTSGLSAEDYAELDRYALAAERGVLAAGNFSITATLLRRFALEAARYVPDVEVIDYASAKKPDTPSGTARELAELLSEVRQPATSKAVEELAGVQETRGGALGAREPVQVHSLRMPSFVLSCEAVFGADNERLVIRHDAGSSAAPYVAGTLLAARRVSSFIGLKRGLDAVMD, encoded by the coding sequence ATGCCACTTCGGATCACCCTGGCAGGATCGACCGGCTGGGTAGGCCGGGCCCTCGTGGCGGCGATCGCCGCCGCCGACGATCTCACCCTGGTGGGGGCGGTCGGCCGCAGCGCCGCCGGCCAGGATGCGGGCGAAGCCGCGGGGCTGTCCCGCCTGGGTGTTCCGGTCAGCGCGACCCTCGAAGAGGCGCTTGCCGTACCGTCCGACGTGGTGATCGACTACACCAAGCCCGGAGCCGTGAAGGCGCATGCCCTTACGGCACTGACGCAGGGGCGGCATGTGGTCATCGGCACGTCCGGCCTCTCGGCCGAGGACTATGCGGAACTCGACCGCTATGCCCTGGCGGCGGAGCGCGGGGTGCTGGCGGCCGGCAATTTCTCGATCACGGCGACGCTTCTGCGCCGCTTCGCCTTGGAGGCGGCCCGCTACGTGCCGGACGTGGAGGTCATCGACTACGCGTCCGCCAAGAAGCCTGACACCCCCTCCGGCACGGCCCGGGAACTGGCGGAGCTTCTCAGCGAGGTGCGCCAGCCCGCGACGTCGAAGGCGGTTGAGGAACTGGCCGGCGTGCAGGAGACCCGCGGCGGCGCTCTGGGGGCTAGGGAGCCGGTGCAGGTCCATTCCCTGCGCATGCCGTCCTTCGTCCTGTCCTGCGAGGCGGTGTTCGGCGCGGACAACGAGCGGCTGGTGATCCGCCACGATGCGGGTTCGTCGGCAGCCCCCTATGTGGCGGGCACGCTTCTCGCCGCCCGTCGCGTTTCGTCCTTCATCGGATTGAAGCGCGGCCTCGATGCCGTGATGGATTGA
- a CDS encoding acyl-CoA dehydrogenase family protein, whose product MAGAQEYAKFKWDDPFLLDELLTDDERMIRDTARAYAQDKLMPRVIEAYREEKTDRGIFNEMGELGLLGVTLPEDYGCAGASYVAYGLVAREVERVDSGYRSMMSVQSSLVMYPIYAYGSEEQRRKYLPKLASGEFVGCFGLTEPDAGSDPAGMKTRAVKTDGGYRLIGSKMWISNSPIADVFVVWAKSEAHDNQIRGFVLEKGMKGLSAPKIGGKLSLRASITGEIVMDNVEVGEDALLPNVSGLKGPFGCLNRARYGISWGSLGAAEDCWHRARQYTLDRKQFDRPLAATQLVQKKLADMMTEITLGLHASLRVGRLFDEGRVAPEMISLVKRNNCGKALDIARQARDMHGGNGIQEEYHVMRHAQNLETVNTYEGTHDVHALILGRAQTGLQAFF is encoded by the coding sequence ATGGCCGGTGCTCAGGAATATGCGAAGTTCAAATGGGATGACCCGTTCCTCCTCGACGAGCTGCTCACCGACGACGAGCGCATGATCCGCGATACGGCCCGCGCCTATGCCCAGGACAAGCTCATGCCGCGCGTGATCGAAGCCTATCGCGAGGAGAAGACCGACCGCGGGATCTTCAACGAGATGGGCGAGCTGGGCCTCCTCGGCGTGACCCTGCCGGAGGATTACGGCTGCGCCGGCGCCTCCTATGTGGCCTACGGTCTCGTGGCCCGCGAGGTGGAGCGGGTCGATTCCGGCTACCGCTCCATGATGAGCGTGCAATCCTCCCTGGTCATGTATCCGATCTACGCCTACGGCTCCGAGGAGCAGCGGCGGAAATACCTGCCCAAGCTCGCCTCGGGCGAGTTCGTCGGGTGCTTCGGCCTGACGGAGCCGGATGCGGGCTCCGACCCGGCCGGCATGAAGACCCGCGCGGTGAAGACCGATGGCGGCTACCGCCTCATCGGCTCCAAGATGTGGATCTCCAATTCCCCCATCGCGGATGTGTTTGTGGTCTGGGCCAAGTCTGAGGCGCACGACAACCAGATCCGGGGCTTCGTGCTGGAGAAGGGCATGAAGGGCCTCTCGGCTCCGAAGATCGGCGGCAAGCTCTCGCTCCGCGCCTCGATCACCGGCGAGATCGTCATGGACAACGTCGAGGTGGGCGAGGATGCGCTGCTCCCGAACGTGTCGGGCCTGAAGGGTCCGTTCGGCTGCCTCAACCGGGCGCGCTACGGCATTTCCTGGGGTTCCCTGGGGGCTGCCGAGGATTGCTGGCACCGGGCGCGCCAGTACACGCTCGACCGCAAGCAGTTCGACCGGCCGCTCGCCGCGACCCAGCTCGTGCAGAAGAAGCTCGCCGACATGATGACTGAGATCACCCTCGGCCTTCACGCTTCGCTGCGGGTCGGCCGCCTCTTCGACGAGGGCCGGGTGGCGCCGGAGATGATCTCGCTGGTCAAGCGCAACAATTGCGGCAAGGCCCTCGATATCGCCCGCCAGGCCCGCGACATGCATGGCGGAAATGGTATCCAAGAGGAATATCATGTCATGCGCCATGCGCAGAACCTGGAAACCGTGAACACCTATGAAGGCACGCACGACGTGCACGCCCTTATTCTGGGCCGGGCGCAGACGGGCCTGCAGGCGTTCTTCTGA
- a CDS encoding CaiB/BaiF CoA transferase family protein yields the protein MKPLEGLKVLELARILAGPWVGQLLADLGADVVKVERPGAGDDTRGWGPPFVEGAEGDHLSAAYFHSCNRGKRSIAVDFESPDGQELVRKLASHADVVIENFKVGGLKKYGLDYESLKAVNPRLVYCSITGFGQNGPYASRAGYDFMIQGLGGIMDLTGDPEGEPQKIGVAYVDIFTGVYSVVGILAALRKRDATGEGAHLDMALLDVQTSVLANQAMNYLASGKAPRRMGNAHPNIVPYQVFPVADGHVIVAVGNDGQFGRFVSVLGRPELAQDERFRTNAGRVGHRAELVPVLTELTLKFTREDLLAALEKQGVPAGPINTVADVFDDPQVIARGMRIDLPSQAARGGSIPSVRSPIVMDGQAMAASRPSPRLGEHTDEVLSDPSWMA from the coding sequence ATGAAGCCGCTTGAAGGCCTCAAGGTCCTGGAACTCGCGCGCATTCTGGCAGGCCCCTGGGTCGGTCAGCTTCTCGCCGATCTCGGTGCCGACGTGGTGAAGGTGGAACGGCCCGGCGCCGGGGATGACACCCGCGGCTGGGGCCCGCCCTTCGTGGAAGGCGCAGAGGGCGACCATCTCTCGGCCGCCTATTTCCATTCCTGCAATCGCGGCAAGCGCTCCATCGCGGTCGATTTCGAATCGCCCGACGGGCAGGAGCTCGTGCGCAAGCTCGCTTCTCATGCGGATGTGGTGATCGAGAACTTCAAGGTCGGTGGCCTGAAGAAATACGGGCTCGATTACGAGAGCCTCAAAGCCGTCAATCCGCGCCTCGTCTATTGCTCGATCACCGGCTTCGGCCAGAACGGCCCCTACGCCTCCCGGGCCGGCTACGACTTCATGATCCAGGGCCTCGGCGGCATCATGGACCTGACGGGAGACCCGGAAGGCGAGCCGCAGAAGATCGGCGTGGCCTATGTGGACATCTTCACCGGGGTCTATTCCGTCGTCGGCATCCTCGCTGCCCTGCGCAAGCGCGACGCCACAGGGGAGGGGGCGCATCTCGACATGGCGCTCCTCGACGTGCAGACGAGCGTGCTGGCCAATCAGGCCATGAACTACCTGGCCTCCGGCAAGGCGCCCCGGCGCATGGGCAACGCCCATCCCAACATCGTGCCCTATCAGGTGTTTCCGGTGGCCGACGGTCATGTGATCGTGGCGGTCGGCAATGACGGCCAGTTCGGCCGCTTCGTGTCGGTCCTGGGCAGGCCCGAGCTGGCGCAGGACGAGCGTTTCAGGACCAACGCGGGCCGCGTCGGCCATCGCGCCGAACTCGTGCCCGTGCTGACGGAGCTAACCCTCAAATTCACCCGCGAGGATCTCCTGGCCGCCCTGGAAAAGCAGGGGGTTCCGGCCGGGCCCATCAACACGGTGGCGGACGTCTTCGACGACCCGCAGGTGATCGCCCGGGGCATGAGGATCGACCTGCCCTCGCAGGCCGCCAGGGGCGGGTCCATCCCGTCCGTCCGCTCGCCCATCGTCATGGACGGACAGGCGATGGCGGCCAGCCGGCCTTCGCCGCGCCTCGGCGAGCATACGGACGAGGTTCTGAGCGATCCGTCCTGGATGGCTTGA
- a CDS encoding TetR/AcrR family transcriptional regulator — translation MLFPCTRGRKSSREKILDAAAELVAEIGAGRLTLDAVAEKAGLSKGGLLYNFPTKEALLQGMIQRMIDQVTSEKDALRETVEPGPNLEARVVTKTLLNICCGGKMQEFATGMMAATAENPGLLDPVRQVIGNTLKQLKASSDDLDAALVGWLATEGLSNLEMHNLSPFTDEDRDRIVKAIDRVVVKGIAE, via the coding sequence ATGCTGTTTCCCTGTACCAGAGGCCGCAAGAGTTCCCGCGAGAAAATCCTCGACGCGGCGGCTGAACTCGTCGCCGAAATCGGCGCCGGCCGGCTCACCCTGGATGCCGTTGCCGAGAAGGCCGGTCTCAGCAAGGGTGGGCTTCTGTATAATTTCCCCACGAAGGAAGCGCTGCTGCAGGGCATGATCCAGCGCATGATCGACCAGGTCACCTCCGAGAAGGACGCCTTGAGGGAGACGGTCGAGCCCGGGCCCAACCTGGAAGCGCGCGTGGTCACCAAGACTCTGCTCAACATCTGCTGCGGCGGCAAGATGCAGGAATTCGCCACCGGCATGATGGCCGCCACAGCCGAGAACCCCGGCCTCCTCGACCCGGTCCGTCAGGTGATTGGCAACACTTTGAAGCAGCTGAAGGCCAGCTCGGACGATCTCGACGCCGCCCTGGTGGGCTGGCTTGCGACCGAGGGCCTCAGCAATCTCGAGATGCACAATCTCAGCCCGTTCACGGACGAGGACCGCGACCGGATCGTCAAGGCTATCGACCGGGTCGTGGTCAAGGGCATCGCCGAGTAG